From the genome of Streptococcus marmotae, one region includes:
- the pbp1b gene encoding penicillin-binding protein PBP1B, which yields MTTKLPKKKEETKENVSLTIRDIAGIGLRTLKLLVDFGAILLFLLGVLGTGLGLGYVASLFDKVEVPDSTDLVKQVTAVSRISKVVYADGSMISEVNSDLLRLPVESDAISDNVKHAVIATEDATFESHDGVVPKAVLRAALGSAGVGSSSGGSTLTQQLIKQQIVGDAPTFSRKANEIISALALERTMSKEEILTTYLNVSPFGRNNQGRNIAGVEAAAKGIFGKSAKELTVPQAAFIAGLPQSPIVYTPYSATGGFKSDENMAYGIARSKEVLYNMYRTGYLTQEDYDTYVAYDIKQDFIAPAPVTKDTKDFLYYAVMEEAQEAMYQYLVKRDKVSDNDLKNDKTVAAYEELAQQELSQGGYTVTSTIDKTIYQTMQNIVATYGYILDTGPGFVETGTVLLDNKTGAILGFIGGRDYTNNQNNHALHTKRSPGSTVKPFLAYGVAIDQGMMGSASVLSNYPTTFSDGMQIMHGTSRGTGKMNLQEALNVSANIPAFWTYKMLRNAGVNVKSYMDKMNYDIDLYDIESLPLGGGIETTVADNTNAYQALANGGVYNKHYIVEKITAHDGTVVYEHEAKPVQVYSKATASIMTNLLHGPITSGITTSFLSRLSGINPQAASSDLIGKTGTSNDYVDIWLMLATPQFTIGTWAGNDENLEMDSLSSYNNNAQYMAYLMSALHQVNPSLFEGRFQLDDSVVASSVLASTGQRPASVQVNGVTITPPGPLVTSYWAKNGAPTTDYRFMIGGTESDYYQAWSSLLPPPPSSSSSTKRSSSRSSTESTASSSQSTTVPGSSSNP from the coding sequence ATGACGACTAAATTACCGAAGAAAAAAGAAGAAACAAAAGAAAATGTTTCTTTGACAATCAGAGATATAGCTGGAATCGGTCTGCGCACGTTAAAATTGTTAGTGGATTTTGGAGCTATTTTATTATTCTTACTTGGAGTGCTGGGGACAGGTCTTGGTTTGGGGTATGTTGCCAGTTTATTTGATAAGGTGGAAGTACCTGACTCTACAGACTTGGTCAAGCAGGTGACGGCAGTTAGCCGTATTTCAAAAGTGGTTTATGCAGATGGAAGTATGATTTCAGAAGTCAATTCGGATTTGCTTCGTCTTCCTGTCGAGAGTGATGCTATTTCAGATAATGTGAAACATGCTGTTATTGCAACTGAGGATGCAACTTTTGAAAGCCATGATGGTGTAGTTCCTAAGGCGGTCTTGCGAGCAGCGCTTGGTTCTGCAGGAGTTGGATCATCAAGTGGCGGTTCGACATTGACTCAACAGTTGATTAAGCAGCAGATTGTCGGGGATGCACCGACCTTTAGTCGAAAGGCTAATGAAATTATATCAGCTCTCGCCTTAGAGCGGACGATGAGCAAGGAAGAGATTTTAACGACCTATCTAAATGTTTCTCCTTTTGGGCGGAACAATCAAGGGCGCAACATAGCAGGGGTTGAGGCTGCAGCTAAGGGTATTTTTGGAAAATCGGCTAAGGAGTTGACCGTTCCTCAGGCAGCTTTTATCGCAGGTTTGCCACAAAGTCCAATTGTTTATACGCCCTATTCTGCTACAGGTGGGTTTAAGTCGGATGAAAATATGGCTTATGGAATTGCTCGGTCAAAAGAAGTCTTGTACAACATGTACCGCACAGGGTATTTGACACAAGAAGATTATGATACCTATGTGGCCTATGATATAAAACAGGATTTTATTGCACCAGCACCCGTGACGAAGGATACGAAAGACTTTCTTTACTATGCGGTGATGGAAGAAGCTCAAGAAGCCATGTATCAGTATCTGGTCAAGCGAGACAAGGTGTCTGATAATGATTTAAAAAATGACAAGACAGTTGCGGCCTACGAGGAATTGGCGCAGCAAGAATTGAGTCAAGGTGGGTATACTGTAACGAGTACCATCGATAAGACCATTTACCAGACGATGCAAAATATCGTTGCAACCTATGGATATATCTTAGATACGGGACCTGGTTTTGTTGAAACTGGAACGGTTCTGTTGGACAATAAAACCGGAGCTATTCTTGGATTTATCGGCGGTAGAGATTACACGAACAATCAAAACAACCATGCGCTTCATACAAAGCGCTCGCCGGGTTCAACGGTTAAGCCTTTTTTGGCTTACGGAGTGGCGATTGATCAAGGAATGATGGGCTCAGCTAGTGTATTATCCAATTATCCGACAACCTTTTCTGATGGCATGCAGATCATGCACGGTACGAGCAGAGGGACGGGGAAGATGAATTTGCAAGAGGCGCTCAATGTGTCCGCAAATATTCCTGCCTTTTGGACCTACAAAATGTTGCGGAATGCAGGTGTCAATGTCAAGTCTTATATGGACAAAATGAACTATGACATTGATTTATATGACATTGAAAGTTTACCACTAGGTGGTGGTATTGAGACGACAGTTGCAGACAATACAAACGCATATCAAGCATTGGCAAATGGTGGAGTATACAATAAACATTACATCGTTGAAAAAATTACAGCGCATGATGGAACAGTAGTGTATGAGCATGAAGCGAAACCTGTTCAAGTCTACTCAAAAGCGACAGCAAGCATTATGACGAATTTGCTTCATGGTCCAATTACCTCTGGAATCACAACTAGCTTCTTGAGTCGATTATCAGGAATCAATCCACAAGCGGCTAGCAGTGATTTGATTGGGAAAACAGGTACGAGTAATGATTATGTTGATATTTGGCTGATGCTTGCGACACCGCAGTTTACAATTGGAACGTGGGCTGGAAATGATGAGAATTTAGAGATGGATTCTTTGTCCAGTTATAACAACAATGCCCAGTATATGGCTTATCTCATGAGTGCCTTGCATCAGGTCAATCCTTCGCTATTTGAAGGTCGTTTCCAGTTAGATGACAGCGTGGTGGCCTCTAGTGTACTTGCTTCAACAGGACAACGACCAGCTAGTGTGCAGGTCAATGGCGTAACCATTACCCCTCCAGGCCCACTTGTTACAAGTTACTGGGCGAAGAATGGCGCTCCTACAACAGATTATCGCTTTATGATTGGTGGGACAGAAAGTGATTATTATCAGGCTTGGAGTAGCTTGTTACCGCCGCCTCCAAGTTCAAGTAGCAGTACAAAACGTTCTTCTAGTCGTTCTTCGACTGAGTCGACTGCTTCATCGTCGCAGTCGACCACCGTTCCAGGTAGCAGTTCAAACCCATAG
- a CDS encoding heavy-metal-associated domain-containing protein, whose amino-acid sequence MQKIKLSNLSCQNCVRHVKDHFQAMSGVEEVSIDLTHQIATVATSVSHALSDYQASLADTVYEALEIVD is encoded by the coding sequence ATGCAAAAAATTAAGTTAAGCAATCTATCATGCCAAAATTGTGTCAGACATGTAAAAGATCATTTTCAGGCCATGTCTGGTGTAGAGGAAGTATCGATTGATTTAACACATCAAATCGCAACAGTCGCGACAAGCGTTAGCCATGCGCTATCTGATTATCAAGCAAGCCTTGCTGATACGGTTTATGAAGCGCTTGAGATAGTGGACTAA
- a CDS encoding ISL3 family transposase: MEQLNLITNFLKMKDKNITITNECDMGTHLELHGRLDYTAPKCPSCKGQMAKYDFQKASKIPYLETAGYPLLIRLRKRRFKCKECGKMAVAETPIVKKNHQISVDVNQKIAQLLIEKQAMTHIAHRLSISTSTVIRKLNEFKFETDWDKLPEVMSWDEYAFKKGKMSFIAQDFDTNNIIAILDGRTQATIRNHFLRYPRQVRNRVKIIIMDMFSPYYVLAKKLFPNAKIVLDRFHILQHLSRAMNRLSIQIMKQFDRKSHEYKTLKRYWKLVQQDSRKLSDKRFYRPTFRMHLTNQEIVAKLIGYSQELREHYELYQLLLFHFQEKQADQFFGLIQDARQTVDPIFQTVFNTFLKDKDKILNAMELPYSNAKLEATNNLIKVIKRNAFGFRNFENFKKRIFIALNIKREKTNLVLSRC, encoded by the coding sequence ATGGAACAACTAAATCTTATCACAAATTTTCTCAAAATGAAAGACAAAAATATCACTATCACTAATGAATGCGACATGGGAACACACTTAGAACTCCACGGTCGCTTGGATTACACAGCCCCTAAATGCCCTTCCTGCAAGGGACAAATGGCTAAGTACGACTTCCAGAAAGCCTCTAAAATCCCCTACTTAGAAACTGCTGGCTACCCGCTACTTATCCGCCTTCGAAAGCGTCGTTTCAAGTGCAAGGAATGTGGGAAAATGGCGGTCGCTGAAACTCCTATTGTTAAGAAAAACCATCAAATCTCTGTCGATGTCAACCAGAAAATCGCACAATTACTCATCGAAAAGCAAGCAATGACACATATCGCACACAGACTCTCCATTTCTACATCTACAGTTATTCGAAAACTCAATGAGTTTAAATTTGAAACGGATTGGGATAAGCTTCCAGAAGTCATGTCCTGGGATGAGTATGCCTTCAAGAAAGGGAAAATGAGCTTTATCGCTCAAGATTTTGACACAAATAACATCATCGCTATCCTTGATGGAAGAACGCAAGCAACCATCCGAAATCACTTTCTGAGATACCCTAGACAGGTCAGAAACCGCGTTAAAATCATCATTATGGACATGTTTAGCCCCTATTATGTCCTCGCTAAGAAGCTTTTTCCGAATGCCAAAATAGTGCTTGATCGCTTCCACATTTTGCAACATCTCAGCCGTGCTATGAACCGTCTCAGCATACAAATCATGAAGCAATTCGACAGAAAATCGCATGAATACAAAACGCTCAAACGATACTGGAAACTGGTACAACAAGATAGCCGTAAACTCAGTGACAAGCGGTTTTACCGCCCTACATTTCGCATGCACTTAACCAACCAGGAGATTGTCGCTAAACTGATAGGCTATTCTCAAGAACTGAGAGAACACTACGAGCTCTATCAACTACTGCTTTTTCACTTCCAGGAGAAGCAAGCTGACCAGTTTTTTGGACTTATCCAAGACGCTCGGCAGACTGTCGACCCGATTTTCCAGACCGTATTTAATACCTTTTTGAAGGACAAGGATAAGATTCTCAACGCCATGGAATTGCCTTACTCAAATGCCAAACTTGAGGCGACGAATAATCTCATCAAAGTCATCAAACGCAATGCCTTTGGCTTTCGAAACTTTGAAAACTTTAAAAAGCGGATTTTCATTGCTTTAAACATAAAACGAGAGAAGACCAATTTGGTCCTCTCTAGGTGTTAG
- a CDS encoding helix-turn-helix domain-containing protein translates to MNATQEQITELKSALKAKHLSAYHKRIQAVYLRSQKLTYKAISDLIGLSHDTIWRLVKKYEQEGLSALTHDARGGRHRSYLTYEEEKAFLEEQFVGSASDQFVTIAEMHEAYQTKIGKQTTREGFYALLKRHGWRKVTPRPEHPKKGRCQNDFGV, encoded by the coding sequence ATGAACGCTACACAAGAACAAATCACAGAACTCAAATCAGCTCTCAAGGCTAAACACCTCTCTGCCTATCACAAACGGATTCAAGCGGTCTATTTACGCTCTCAAAAGTTGACCTACAAGGCCATTTCTGACTTAATCGGTTTATCTCATGATACGATTTGGCGTTTGGTGAAAAAATATGAACAAGAAGGCCTCTCTGCCCTTACCCATGATGCACGAGGGGGGCGTCATCGTTCTTATCTTACTTACGAAGAAGAAAAAGCATTCTTAGAAGAACAGTTTGTTGGTAGTGCTTCAGACCAATTTGTCACTATTGCAGAAATGCACGAGGCTTATCAAACTAAAATTGGGAAACAAACGACGCGAGAAGGGTTTTATGCACTGTTGAAGCGTCACGGTTGGCGCAAAGTAACACCAAGACCTGAACACCCTAAAAAGGGCAGATGCCAAAACGATTTTGGCGTCTAA
- a CDS encoding HIT family protein yields MMPCIFCRNISEEAILYQSRHFKLVWDIDPIQTGHLLIISKDHFTSLSELPLPLLHELAELEQEMITLMEEILPIDGVTLLRNDKNLMDEGTHFHSHLIPRQKEDGFWDRIEVQKQIIPLEDFVHQLNTNKYSGLRKE; encoded by the coding sequence ATTATGCCTTGTATCTTTTGTCGCAATATTTCAGAGGAAGCCATTCTGTATCAGAGCAGACATTTCAAACTAGTTTGGGATATAGACCCCATTCAGACAGGGCACCTCTTGATAATCAGTAAAGACCATTTTACCAGCCTGTCTGAACTCCCCTTGCCCCTTCTTCATGAGCTAGCAGAGCTAGAGCAAGAGATGATCACTCTTATGGAGGAGATACTCCCCATTGACGGTGTCACTCTTCTACGCAATGACAAAAATCTAATGGACGAGGGGACACATTTTCATTCCCATCTTATCCCACGGCAAAAAGAGGACGGGTTTTGGGATAGAATTGAAGTTCAGAAACAAATCATACCATTAGAAGACTTCGTTCACCAACTAAACACTAACAAATATAGTGGATTGAGAAAGGAATAG
- a CDS encoding metal ABC transporter ATP-binding protein, which yields MRYITVEDLSFVYDQEPVLEHIHYHLDSGEFVTLTGENGAAKTTLIKATLGILKPRKGKVTISETSIAGKKLRMAYLPQQIASFNAGFPSTVYEFVKSGRYPRQGWFRRLTSHDEEHIRTSLESVGMWEHKDKRLGSLSGGQKQRAVIARMFASDPDIFILDEPTTGMDSGTKAAFYELMHHSAKKHGKSILMITHDADELRNYADRNIYLVRDQASPWRCFNVHDRKEGVTHG from the coding sequence ATGAGATATATTACAGTAGAGGATTTATCGTTTGTATACGATCAAGAGCCTGTTTTAGAACATATCCATTATCATCTAGATAGTGGAGAATTTGTGACATTAACAGGTGAAAATGGAGCAGCAAAGACTACCTTGATCAAAGCTACTTTAGGTATTTTAAAGCCAAGGAAGGGAAAGGTCACGATTTCAGAGACAAGTATTGCTGGGAAAAAGTTAAGAATGGCCTATTTGCCTCAGCAGATTGCAAGTTTTAACGCTGGTTTCCCAAGTACAGTTTATGAATTTGTTAAATCAGGACGCTATCCTCGGCAAGGGTGGTTTCGACGGTTGACAAGCCATGATGAGGAGCACATTCGGACGAGTTTAGAGTCTGTTGGGATGTGGGAGCACAAGGACAAGCGACTTGGTTCCTTGAGTGGTGGTCAGAAGCAACGGGCGGTGATTGCTCGCATGTTTGCCTCAGATCCGGATATTTTTATTTTGGATGAACCGACAACAGGGATGGATAGTGGGACGAAGGCCGCTTTTTATGAGTTAATGCACCATAGTGCGAAAAAGCATGGGAAATCTATTTTGATGATTACACATGATGCGGATGAATTACGCAACTATGCTGATCGAAATATTTATCTTGTACGAGATCAAGCCTCTCCTTGGCGTTGTTTTAATGTGCATGATAGGAAAGAGGGGGTAACGCATGGGTAA
- a CDS encoding zinc-dependent MarR family transcriptional regulator: MEQLAHQIDRSLHEIILSSENQLEILVGTCQSEMHLTNTQEHILMLIENNAFTNKEIAKQLNVSQAAITKAIKALIAQDLLVAVRDSRDARIVRYSLTDVAKPIAAEHAHHHAHTLASYEELVGHYSEEEQVIIGRFLTDLVKKIRKEI; encoded by the coding sequence ATGGAACAATTAGCTCATCAGATTGATCGGAGTTTACATGAGATTATACTGAGTTCGGAGAATCAGTTAGAGATTTTAGTGGGGACTTGTCAAAGTGAAATGCATTTGACGAATACTCAAGAGCATATTTTGATGTTGATTGAAAATAATGCGTTTACGAATAAGGAAATCGCAAAACAATTGAACGTTAGTCAGGCTGCCATTACAAAGGCGATTAAGGCCTTGATTGCTCAAGACTTATTAGTGGCTGTTCGGGACAGTCGAGATGCGAGAATTGTACGGTATAGCTTGACAGATGTCGCTAAGCCAATTGCCGCAGAACATGCACATCACCATGCTCACACACTAGCCTCTTATGAGGAATTGGTTGGTCATTATTCAGAAGAAGAGCAAGTGATTATTGGTCGTTTTTTGACTGATTTAGTAAAAAAGATTCGGAAGGAAATATGA
- the tyrS gene encoding tyrosine--tRNA ligase, with translation MHIFDELKERGLVFQTTDEDALRKALEEGQVSYYTGYDPTADSLHLGHLVPIIVNRHLQLAGHKPYPLVGGATGLIGDPSFKDTERSLQTKDTVDSWVKSIQAQLERFLDFENGDNKAVMTNNYDWFASISFIDFLRDIGKYFTVNYMMSKESVKKRIETGISYTEFAYQIMQGFDFYELNRLHNVTLQIGGSDQWGNMTAGTELLRRKADKTGHVITVPLITDATGKKFGKSEGNAVWLNADKTSPYEMYQFWMNVMDADAVRFLKIFTFLPLDEIEEIRKQFEAAPHERLAQKILAREVVTLVHGEAAYKEALNITEQLFAGNIKKLSVKELKQGLRGVPNYTVTAEDSLNIVELLVTAGVVNSKRQAREDVQNGAIYINGDRVQDLDYALTDADKLENELTVIRRGKKKYFVVTY, from the coding sequence ATGCACATTTTTGATGAGCTAAAAGAACGTGGCTTGGTTTTTCAAACCACAGATGAAGATGCTTTACGAAAAGCCTTAGAAGAGGGTCAAGTCTCTTATTATACAGGTTACGATCCCACTGCCGACAGCCTACATTTAGGACACCTGGTCCCAATTATTGTCAACCGTCACTTGCAACTAGCTGGTCACAAACCTTACCCACTCGTGGGAGGAGCAACTGGTCTGATTGGCGATCCTTCTTTCAAAGATACCGAACGGAGCTTGCAAACAAAAGATACAGTGGATAGCTGGGTGAAAAGTATCCAAGCCCAACTAGAACGTTTCCTTGATTTTGAAAATGGGGACAACAAGGCTGTCATGACCAACAACTACGATTGGTTCGCGAGCATCAGCTTTATTGATTTCTTGCGTGACATCGGAAAATACTTCACGGTCAACTACATGATGAGTAAGGAATCAGTGAAAAAGCGGATTGAAACAGGGATTTCCTACACAGAATTTGCCTACCAAATCATGCAAGGCTTTGACTTCTATGAACTCAATCGCCTGCATAACGTCACTCTCCAAATTGGCGGAAGTGACCAGTGGGGCAATATGACTGCCGGAACTGAATTGCTCCGCCGTAAGGCAGACAAGACTGGCCATGTCATCACTGTGCCACTCATTACCGATGCAACTGGTAAAAAATTCGGAAAATCAGAAGGAAACGCTGTTTGGCTCAATGCTGATAAGACTTCACCATACGAAATGTACCAATTTTGGATGAATGTCATGGACGCCGATGCTGTTCGTTTCTTGAAAATTTTCACCTTCTTACCACTTGACGAAATCGAAGAAATCCGAAAACAATTTGAAGCAGCACCTCATGAACGCCTAGCCCAAAAAATCCTTGCCCGTGAAGTGGTGACCTTGGTTCACGGTGAAGCAGCTTACAAAGAAGCACTAAACATTACTGAGCAACTGTTTGCAGGAAATATCAAAAAACTTTCTGTCAAAGAACTCAAACAAGGACTTCGTGGCGTACCAAACTACACTGTAACAGCAGAGGATAGCCTCAACATTGTCGAACTCCTTGTGACGGCAGGTGTTGTGAATTCTAAGCGTCAAGCTCGTGAAGATGTTCAAAATGGTGCGATTTACATTAACGGAGACCGCGTACAGGATCTTGACTATGCATTGACAGATGCTGACAAACTCGAAAACGAATTGACCGTTATCCGCCGTGGTAAGAAAAAATATTTCGTTGTTACCTATTAA
- a CDS encoding CopY/TcrY family copper transport repressor has product MEQMISAAEWQVMRVIWAHPGYTSSQILSALQEGFDWQVSTVKTLLGRLRKKSYLEMKKVGGQYYYYPLVEERGHVQRQLQVLLDTMCSTRHGELVSQLLEMGQFSRSDLQSLGERIAQQESSAPEQIACHCLAGQCTCHHHKENTHAKN; this is encoded by the coding sequence ATGGAACAAATGATATCAGCTGCGGAGTGGCAGGTAATGCGTGTGATTTGGGCTCATCCAGGGTATACCTCGAGTCAGATTCTCTCGGCTTTACAAGAAGGATTTGACTGGCAGGTTTCGACTGTTAAGACGCTCTTAGGCCGGTTGCGGAAAAAATCCTATTTGGAGATGAAAAAAGTGGGAGGCCAATATTACTACTATCCTTTAGTAGAGGAAAGGGGGCATGTGCAGCGACAGCTTCAGGTGTTGCTAGATACTATGTGTTCTACTAGGCATGGCGAGTTGGTTAGCCAGCTCTTAGAAATGGGACAGTTTTCGCGTTCAGATTTACAGAGCCTAGGAGAACGAATCGCTCAACAAGAATCATCAGCACCAGAACAAATTGCCTGTCATTGTTTAGCAGGTCAGTGTACTTGTCATCATCATAAGGAGAATACCCATGCAAAAAATTAA
- a CDS encoding zinc ABC transporter substrate-binding protein AdcA, with translation MKKVLVAMMGVCLILLAACASKTESAKKNLQIVTTFYPVYEFTKQVVGDEADVSLLVKAGTEPHDFEPSAKNIAEIQEADVFVYENENMETWVPDVLASVDTKKVNVIKATEGMLLLPGGEEEEDHDHGEEGHHHEFDPHVWLSPERAVHLVEAIRDGLVAKYPDKKEVFEKNAAAYVQKLEALHANYQKTLSNAKQKYFVTQHTAFAYLALDYGLKQVSITGVSADQEPTPSRLSELTKYIKQYGIKYIYFEENASKAVAETLSKETGVELAVLNPLESLTDEDVKNGADYLSVMEENLKALEKTTSQAGPEIQPEAGEEATKTVYAGYFEDNAVKDRTLSDYVGEWQSVYPYLVDGTFNQVFDYKAKLSGQMTAEEYKAYYDKGYKTDVEQINITDDTMEFVVKGQSEKYTYKYVGYKILNYKKGNRGVRFLFEATEANAGRFKYVQFSDHNIAPVKTGHFHIYFGGESQEKLLEELDNWPTYYPDEMTGLEIGQEMLSH, from the coding sequence ATGAAAAAAGTTTTAGTAGCGATGATGGGGGTCTGTCTTATTTTGTTAGCAGCATGTGCTTCCAAGACTGAATCTGCTAAGAAGAATCTTCAAATTGTAACGACCTTTTATCCGGTCTATGAATTTACCAAGCAAGTAGTTGGGGATGAGGCTGATGTTTCTCTCTTGGTAAAAGCAGGGACAGAACCACATGATTTTGAACCTTCAGCCAAGAATATTGCAGAAATTCAAGAAGCGGATGTTTTTGTCTATGAAAATGAAAATATGGAAACATGGGTACCAGATGTGTTGGCGTCTGTTGATACTAAAAAAGTCAATGTGATTAAGGCGACAGAAGGAATGCTTCTCTTACCTGGTGGTGAGGAAGAAGAGGATCATGATCATGGAGAAGAAGGTCATCATCATGAATTCGACCCTCATGTTTGGTTGTCACCAGAGCGAGCTGTTCATCTTGTAGAGGCGATTCGTGATGGTTTGGTTGCTAAATACCCAGACAAAAAAGAAGTATTTGAAAAGAATGCAGCTGCCTATGTGCAAAAATTAGAAGCGTTGCATGCAAATTATCAAAAGACCTTGTCAAATGCTAAACAGAAGTATTTTGTGACTCAACATACAGCCTTTGCCTATCTAGCATTGGATTATGGTTTGAAGCAGGTATCTATTACAGGAGTATCTGCGGATCAGGAACCAACTCCGTCTCGTTTGTCAGAGTTAACGAAATATATCAAACAGTATGGGATTAAGTATATTTACTTTGAAGAAAATGCTTCAAAAGCAGTAGCTGAAACCCTGTCAAAAGAAACAGGTGTGGAATTGGCAGTTTTAAATCCATTGGAAAGTTTGACAGATGAAGATGTGAAAAATGGAGCAGATTATCTTTCAGTCATGGAAGAAAATTTGAAGGCCTTGGAAAAAACAACGAGTCAAGCTGGGCCAGAGATTCAACCAGAAGCTGGGGAAGAAGCAACAAAGACAGTCTATGCAGGTTATTTTGAAGATAATGCTGTTAAAGACAGAACCTTGTCGGATTATGTGGGAGAATGGCAGTCCGTGTATCCGTATCTAGTCGATGGTACTTTTAACCAAGTCTTTGATTATAAGGCGAAATTAAGCGGTCAAATGACAGCAGAAGAATACAAGGCTTATTATGATAAAGGTTATAAGACAGATGTTGAACAAATCAACATCACAGACGATACCATGGAGTTTGTCGTCAAAGGGCAGTCTGAAAAGTATACTTATAAATATGTTGGTTACAAAATTTTGAACTATAAGAAAGGAAATCGTGGGGTTCGTTTCTTGTTTGAAGCGACCGAAGCCAATGCAGGACGTTTCAAGTATGTTCAGTTTAGTGACCACAATATTGCACCGGTAAAAACAGGTCATTTCCATATCTACTTTGGTGGAGAGAGTCAAGAAAAATTACTGGAAGAATTGGATAATTGGCCGACCTATTATCCAGATGAGATGACAGGTCTTGAAATCGGTCAAGAAATGCTATCGCATTAA
- a CDS encoding metal ABC transporter permease codes for MGNVLDFSIFHYEFMQRAFLAIIAMSLFSPILGVFLILRRQSLMSDTLSHVSLAGVAFGLVLGISPTVSTILIVIIAAIFLEYLRTLYKSFMEIGTAILMSTGLAVSLIVMSRSGGKSSLSLEQYLFGSIVTISQEQVIALFAIAAVVLILTLLFLRPMYILTFDEDTAFVDGLPVRAMSIAFNVVTGVAIALMIPAAGALLVSTIMVLPASIALRLGKSFKMVIGIGMLTGFVGMLSGLFMSYYAETPASASITLIFIGIFLLVNLANKWKR; via the coding sequence ATGGGTAATGTGCTCGATTTTTCGATATTTCATTATGAATTTATGCAACGAGCTTTTCTAGCCATTATTGCGATGAGTTTATTTTCCCCTATATTAGGTGTGTTTCTGATTTTGCGCCGTCAGAGTTTGATGAGTGATACACTCAGTCACGTATCGTTAGCTGGGGTGGCTTTTGGACTTGTTTTGGGAATCTCCCCTACGGTTTCGACAATCTTGATCGTCATTATCGCAGCAATCTTTTTAGAATACTTACGAACCTTATATAAGAGTTTTATGGAGATTGGAACAGCTATTCTGATGTCAACCGGTCTTGCTGTTTCCTTGATTGTCATGAGTCGTTCAGGTGGTAAGAGTAGCTTGAGTTTAGAGCAATATTTGTTTGGGTCAATCGTGACCATTAGTCAAGAACAGGTGATTGCCTTGTTTGCGATTGCAGCGGTTGTATTAATCTTGACCTTGCTCTTTTTACGACCTATGTATATTTTGACCTTTGATGAAGATACAGCTTTTGTAGATGGGCTACCTGTTCGCGCTATGTCTATTGCCTTTAATGTGGTGACAGGGGTCGCTATTGCGCTCATGATTCCAGCAGCAGGGGCTTTACTGGTTTCAACGATTATGGTTTTGCCCGCTTCGATTGCCCTTCGTCTAGGAAAAAGCTTTAAAATGGTAATTGGAATTGGAATGCTGACTGGATTTGTGGGAATGCTTTCTGGTTTGTTTATGTCTTATTATGCAGAAACACCAGCTAGTGCCAGTATCACCCTAATTTTTATTGGGATTTTTTTACTTGTCAATTTGGCAAATAAATGGAAAAGATAG